A window of the Anoplopoma fimbria isolate UVic2021 breed Golden Eagle Sablefish chromosome 17, Afim_UVic_2022, whole genome shotgun sequence genome harbors these coding sequences:
- the LOC129105301 gene encoding helicase with zinc finger domain 2-like isoform X1 — translation MSASETKLAPLSSTHDLKIACTWCSIKEKEVTYTLKSVLHQCARNLLFCRAKGGSKWRPVSRRPKFPNPSQYQKCCFFTEGLGCTFHKNRCTFARTDEEAAVWTFEKRQRLDHVLLCNLIAQSERGSDLLDNSEPLGDLLPILGLKTVCDQCSVKEKEITYTVQSVSHKCSRNLLLAKDGDSNQWRPVSERPTCGQFGRNVLYQVCQFYVEGSGCTRHGQGCTYARSYEEAAVWNYVRERDIDQDELIRRVTESELIKLTPETAAESIRQQCLGEFLEFCKECFQDRPQKLTAKRWNSTCSADAAHTWDPVLVHHLSENSQKHVYSQVRPLLQNCQFTYCSHVRQGKPCWHGASHCQSAQSEVEMAVWEAEHSGFSVRPHLLQMNRQEQTEHRKVTMYCKICFLILPSPESFYKHCCSLEHAQLLSEDTITRWRGRQPPHNHRSEFWLCERPQTCEYGNNCPKAHSVEELQEWLMRAAEEKEIRDNMGAQGLMCYNERLLEEYKTSSNEVHIISEQVDDVSISCDEKLTVECEQINATLQWNFQVETERQLVHVALLKQEPGASFTLGDLSSVPCIYSSGKVFVSEDMTYDITVSFTSINPGLYEQWLVLDFDMRPVLLKKLRVRVGQLSLDDVEQPPVDRRATFQSAERWHRENRFIIPCTSRTEEQEELLKEYKPPQISFQYKSSNTSQTPLNNENYKERMHHFLYNEERAEDQIVSRLNVCGEMTTLDTLSRTKFGMVKAPLGELFCAVTIPCNLTPDTPEGLALNRSIQSALIAPISSSGSNSKVYEAVILRDKTSENKMYLQLSKKCCSDLALKSNESYQMEVQFQLNRHSFCAMHKTVDLLPDTKRVLPDLESCAVPVNNIHYEKLNARQRSAIAFITGHSNGQKCVAPLLIYGPFGTGKTFTLATAARELCKQPHNKVLICTHTNSSADLYVRDHLHPFIDQKNNGMRPIRIKANSKNAMFATDEITWKYCLLSEDGRFFLPPTKAALDCHKIVITTTTMARHFHDLKLPDGYFTHILIDEASQMLECEALMALGLAGPNTRVVLAGDHMQMGPKLFSVDDHHRSNHTLLNRLFHYYQGQKCEAAQNSRIIFSENYRSTKEIVEFVSTHFYVGKNDVIKATGDVPAPEDGHALKFHHVRGECLLDTGSMSWYNKDEVGKVVEAVKEILKQWPMSWGTMDKSSICILSEGFQVRQIRTTLSRRGLAEVHVENLANVQGKQFRAVIMTAVQTRDSLKTSHLPGLELFNDARVLNTAMTRAQSHLVVVGDAAALCCFGKCSGVWKSYIDHCISNNSVAPQHFTRHFFEKDVMETARFQKSEKVEESDTLNDAILQELKDEYDQLKTDYSSEEDRLNLKDFDNHMARSSHKIHDVDTDLLELCQKQPEGYILGRFVKETLTRGYVVPFHNPARRISIKGRQNLGKVFTGDEVVVQTERVVSITKEAESSRVLVCLLEDEDHSKSRQNLDDKFIKRLMIPITKSAPKVCILISKKRRHFLPIWEQISGVWTPASYERLDEDFKQKNVFVVQVIGWKENCTYPLGNVIDILPIGSSFSAGLQILNEEYKVAPNTCKSDEVLSSKDEDGTHRQVMSDAITFTVDPEDAKDLDDAISVRETGDHEYELGVHIADVASFVSPSGELDEVAKQRGATYYGCREDPVHLFPKDCTKHFSLLPDKGRRVVSLMFKVNKTTNEIIGKPKFQLSWIMSNRKLSYEKAGDMITERYRDGPKFDSVEDCVTVAYCFAMAQRKIRLVDWAYSQPDDDRLPGKRKANLMINELSVLFNTLASEALIGSEKTMSCTPLRCQAEPDPEKIEEFKMKCGGLISLSFHVQHRVAHDEQAPNCENFRILTGVWEDIQAAARSDDIDSMVDLIAADDIHPLLQPVIDQFRRCLGKAEVLCSNSSCKAKVGHYSLNVKSYTQASSPIRRYMDIILQRLLHSIICNRAVQYTTSEIMTMCGQFEEKIKAAKAYEQKAEQFRYAVSMKKQSASKLAFVVSLNRDCLAVAFPFNKNVFADSVSVMYKGLQLCDQPVFDEANDSVTLTWKRRIYAVHNMQIHQEMKTPGCNPCVELPLTVWKATIEAVDTKNWDHAKSLIMAANTKRLEKLNVLPQSAVVPYSMTNSCTNEKQEEQKKHEVSINLQVQRGDTLQIQMTTEIKRGYHMPAVQLVHIKPKFEICVHHVHSPITCFSRSADDPSKISYSDPREYVRIWKPMCEMESASSAVDESDSIVIEDLVVNFSPEQEGTLSGSFFLPAEWIKEWAIECNLSKCLLCIRKRGLKLTSTLDHSALVDPRGFTWVAHGFTIKVEAQKKPPNKGSTVEFHVNHLPMENIPDCVYQTNTCFTVEIIPKLLPDIRKEYAVKNVPIACELVQSIALGKHIPREVEPRWHSSKRKLPDGLPEFNASQRHAVEKALNTNFTLIQGPPGTGKTVVGVYIVFCFFELNSMNPRKLVDPEDENKKQVILYCGPSNKSVDVVAEYLLKFGDRIRPLRVYGQQVEMLDYPHPDSALQFSRRSHRQERGKPKLRSITMHHRMRQDQNPSSSEIKDFDKRIKLALDKQGAELTDEEVKEYKDLLSKARKHELEQHDIILCTCTQSSTPILTKTVSARQILIDECGMATEPQALIPLVCNKPEKIVLIGDHKQLRPIVKNERVRKLGMAKSLFERFYTMHKSRALMLDTQYRMHESICKFPSKEYYEGKLKTGVEQPSSVLRVGDKTMPIVFGDIIGETVSLVVNTAKGNENSKANKEERDKVIEIAGKLVTAAKIEQQSIVILSPYNAQVSEIKDELKKRKMDQITVTTITKSQGSEWRYVILSTVCSLPIKDIEKEPDGAWLSKHLGFVGDPNQINVGITRAKEGLCIIGNEELLRCSRAWRKLLDHYSCHKAVTAAHKISVYSAT, via the exons ATGTCAGCTAGTGAAACCAAACTTGCTCCTCTGTCATCAACACATGACCTCAAAATTGCATGCACTTGGTGCTCTATCAAGGAGAAAGAAGTTACGTATACGTTAAAATCTGTTCTCCACCAGTGTGCACGCAATCTCCTGTTCTGCAGAGCCAAAGGAGGCAGCAAATGGAGGCCAGTCTCTAGGCGGCCCAAGTTTCCGAATCCAAGTCAATATCAGAAATGCTGCTTCTTTACGGAGGGCCTCGGATGCACGTTCCACAAGAACCGGTGCACCTTCGCCAGAACTGACGAGGAAGCCGCCGTTTGGACGTTTGAAAAGCGCCAAAGGTTAGACCATGTGCTCCTCTGCAATCTCATAGCTCAGTCTGAGAGAGGATCTGATCTGCTTGATAACTCTGAACCACTGGGCGACCTCTTGCCAATTCTGGGTTTAAAGACTGTGTGTGATCAGTGTTCTGTGAAGGAGAAGGAAATAACATACACagttcagtcagtcagtcacaagTGCAGTAGAAATCTGCTTTTAGCCAAAGACGGAGACTCTAATCAGTGGAGGCCTGTCTCTGAGCGGCCTACATGTGGACAGTTTGGTCGGAATGTTCTCTACCAAGTGTGTCAATTCTACGTCGAGGGCTCTGGATGTACACGACACGGACAGGGATGCACTTATGCCAGGAGTTATGAAGAAGCTGCGGTATGGAACTACGTTAGAGAAAGGGACATTGACCAAGACGAGTTAATCAGACGAGTTACTGAGTCTGAGCTTATTAAGTTGACACCAGAAACTGCAGCTGAAAGCATTCGCCAGCAGTGTTTAGGCGAATTCTTGGAGTTCTGCAAGGAATGCTTTCAGGATCGCCCACAAAAACTGACAGCCAAAAGGTGGAATTCCACCTGCTCAGCAGATGCAGCGCACACCTGGGACCCAGTCTTAGTTCATCACCTATCAGAGAATAGCCAAAAGCACGTCTACAGCCAGGTGCGCCCTCTTCTCCAGAACTGTCAGTTCACATACTGCAGCCACGTCAGGCAAGGCAAGCCCTGCTGGCATGGGGCCAGCCACTGCCAGTCCGCCCAGAGCGAGGTGGAGATGGCCGTGTGGGAAGCGGAGCACAGCGGTTTCTCCGTGCGGCCACACCTCCTTCAGATGAACCGGCAGGAGCAGACAGAGCACAGGAAGGTCACCATGTACTGCAAGATTTGCTTCCTGATCCTCCCTTCTCCGGAGAGCTTCTACAAGCACTGCTGCTCTTTGGAGCATGCCCAGTTACTCTCTGAGGACACCATCACCAGGTGGAGGGGACGACAACCCCCACACAACCACCGATCTGAGTTTTGGCTGTGTGAGAG ACCACAAACGTGCGAGTACGGCAACAACTGCCCTAAAGCTCACTCTGTGGAAGAGCTGCAGGAGTGGTTGATGCGTGctgcagaggagaaggagatcAGAGACAACATGGGAGCCCAGGGTCTCATGTGCTACAATGAAAGGCTCCTGGAGGAATACAAAACCAGCAGTAACGAAGTACACATT ATATCTGAACAAGTTGACGATGTCAGCATCTCTTGTGATGAAAAATTAACTGTGGAGTGTGAACAAATCAATGCAACACTGCAGTGGAACTTCCAAGTTGAAACAGAG AGACAACTGGTGCACGTGGCACTGCTGAAGCAGGAACCGGGAGCTTCATTCACCCTTGGTGACCTCAGTTCTGTGCCCTGCATCTACTCCTCAGGTAAAGTCTTTGTCAGTGAAGACATGACCTACGACATTACCGTGTCCTTCACATCCATCAACCCTGGCCTGTATGAACAGTGGCTGGTGCTAGATTTTGACATGAGGCCAGTGCTGTTGAAGAAACTCAGAGTAAGAGTAGGCCAGCTGTCACTTGATGACGTTGAGCAACCACCTGTGGATCGCAGAGCCACCTTTCAAAGTGCCGAGCGTTGGCATCGAGAGAACAGGTTCATCATCCCGTGTACGTCCAGGACAGAAGAACAGGAGGAGCTGTTAAAGGAGTACAAGCCTCCTCAGATTAGCTTCCAGTATAAATCCTCCAACACCAGCCAAACACCTCTGAATAATGAGAACTACAAAGAAAGAATGCACCACTTCCTGTACAATGAGGAGCGGGCAGAGGACCAGATTGTTTCAAG actAAATGTGTGTGGAGAAATGACAACATTGGACACGCTGAGCAGAACAAAGTTTGGCATGGTGAAGGCTCCTCTGGGAGAACTGTTCTGTGCTGTCACGATTCCCTGTAATCTCACACCGGACACCCCTGAGGGACTGGCACTAAATCGAAGCATCCAGTCTGCCCTGATAGCCCCCATATCTTCAAGTGGATCAAACTCCAAGGTCTATGAAGCAGTCATTCTGCGAGACAAAACAAGCgagaacaaaatgtatttgcagcTGTCTAAAAAATGTTGCTCGGATCTTGCTCTCAAAAGCAATGAATCGTATCAAATGGAGGTGCAGTTTCAGCTGAATCGCCACAGCTTCTGCGCTATGCACAAGACCGTAGACCTCCTTCCCGATACAAAAAGAGTGCTACCAGACCTTGAAAGCTGTGCAGTTCCTGTGAATAACATCCACTATGAGAAGCTGAATGCAAGACAGCGTTCAGCGATTGCCTTCATCACAGGCCATTCCAACGGCCAAAAATGTGTGGCACCGCTCCTCATCTATGGACCGTTTGGAACTGGGAAAACATTCACCCTTGCTACAGCAGCCAGAGAGCTTTGTAAGCAGCCTCACAACAAAGTGCTCATTTGCACCCACACCAACag tTCTGCAGATCTGTACGTCAGAGATCACTTACACCCATTCATTGACCAGAAAAATAATGGGATGAGGCCAATTCGAATAAAAGCAAACAGTAAGAATGCTATGTTTGCCACGGATGAGATCACTTGGAAATACTGTTTGCTTTCTGAAGATGGACGGTTTTTTCTACCACCTACAAAAGCTGCCTTAGATTGCCACAAAATAGTCATAACCACCACGACAATGGCGAGACATTTTCATGACCTAAAGCTCCCAGATGGATATTTCACCCACATACTTATTGATGAAGCCTCTCAGATGCTGGAATGTGAAGCCTTGATGGCCCTTGGCCTTGCTGGGCCAAACACCAGAGTTGTTTTGGCTGGGGATCACATGCAAATGGGACCCAAGCTTTTCTCAGTTGATGATCATCACCGTTCAAATCACACACTCCTTAATCGCTTGTTCCACTACTATCAAGGCCAAAAGTGCGAGGCAGcccagaacagtagaatcattTTCAGTGAAAACTACCGCTCAACCAAAGAAATTGTGGAGTTTGTGTCCACCCATTTCTACGTTGGTAAGAATGATGTTATCAAAGCCACTGGAGATGTTCCAGCTCCTGAAGATGGCCATGCCCTAAAGTTTCACCATGTCCGGGGAGAGTGTCTCTTGGACACTGGGTCCATGTCTTGGTATAACAAAGACGAAGTTGGCAAAGTGGTGGAAGCAGTAAAGGAGATTCTCAAACAATGGCCAATGAGCTGGGGGACCATGGACAAAAGCTCAATCTGCATCCTATCAGAGGGATTTCAg GTTCGGCAAATTAGGACAACACTTTCAAGAAGAGGCCTTGCTGAAGTTCATGTTGAGAATCTTGCAAATGTGCAAG GCAAACAGTTCAGGGCAGTCATAATGACAGCTGTGCAAACACGTGACAGCCTTAAAACATCTCACCTGCCTGGTCTGGAGCTGTTCAATGATGCCCGTGTGTTAAACACTGCAATGACCAGGGCTCAGTCCCACTTGGTTGTGGTGGGAGATGCTGCCGCCCTCTGTTGTTTTGGGAAATGCTCAGGGGTCTGGAAGAGCTACATAGACCACTGCATCAGCAACAACAGTGTTGCACCACAGCATTTCACCAGACATTTCTTTGAAAAAGATGTCATGGAAACTGCAAGGTTTCAAAAGTCTGAAAAGGTGGAAGAGAGCGACACTCTCAACGATGCAATTCTTCAAGAGTTGAAAGATGAATACGATCAACTGAAAACAGATTATAGTTCAGAAGAAGACCGACTGAATTTGAAAGACTTTGACAACCACATGGCAAGATCATCACACAAAATCCATGATGTTGATACAGACCTTTTGGAGTTGTGTCAAAAACAACCAGAGGGGTACATACTAGGAAGGTTTGTCAAGGAGACATTAACCAGAGGTTACGTCGTACCATTTCATAATCCCGCCAGACGTATCAGCATCAAGGGAAGGCAAAACCTGGGTAAGGTCTTCACTGGGGATGAAGTGGTCGTACAAACAGAAAGAGTGGTCAGCATCACCAAGGAAGCTGAATCGTCCCGTGTACTTGTGTGCCTGCTTGAGGATGAGGATCACAGCAAATCGAGACAGAATTTGGACGACAAATTTATCAAAAGGTTGATGATACCCATTACAAAATCTGCACCCAAAGTATGCATTCTGATCAGCAAGAAAAGACGTCACTTCCTTCCAATATGGGAGCAGATAAGTGGAGTGTGGACACCCGCGTCATATGAACGTCTTGATGAAgacttcaaacaaaaaaatgtatttgtggtgCAAGTGATTGGCTGGAAAGAAAATTGCACTTATCCATTGGGGAATGTCATAGATATTCTTCCGATTGGAAGTTCTTTTTCTGCTGGACTACAGATCCTGAATGAAGAATACAAAGTTGCACCCAATACATGTAAATCAGACGAGGTACTCTCCTCCAAAGATGAAGAcgggacacacagacaggtcaTGAGTGACGCAATCACTTTCACTGTTGATCCAGAAGATGCAAAAGACTTGGATGACGCCATCAGTGTCAGGGAAACTGGAGACCATGAGTATGAGTTGGGAGTCCATATTGCAGACGTGGCAAGCTTTGTGAGTCCAAGTGGTGAATTGGATGAGGTTGCAAAACAACGTGGAGCTACGTATTACGGCTGTAGAGAAGATCCCGTGCATTTGTTTCCCAAAGACTGCACTAAACACTTCAGTCTTCTCCCAGATAAAGGTCGCAGGGTGGTTTCACTAATGTTCAAAGTAAACAAGACAACAAATGAGATTATCGGAAAGCCCAAATTCCAGCTGTCATGGATCATGTCTAACCGGAAGTTGTCTTATGAAAAGGCAGGGGACATGATCACCGAGAGATATAGAGATGGACCTAAATTTGACTCTGTAGAAGACTGTGTGACAGTGGCTTATTGTTTCGCAATGGCCCAGAGGAAGATTAGACTTGTGGATTGGGCTTACTCTCAACCAGATGATGATCGATTGCCCGGAAAGCGCAAAGCCAATCTGATGATTAACGAACTGAGTGTGTTATTCAATACACTTGCATCTGAGGCTTTGATTGGTTCAGAGAAAACCATGTCTTGCACACCCCTTCGCTGTCAAGCAGAACCAGATCCTGAAAAAATTGAAGAATTCAAGATGAAATGCGGAGGATTAATATCACTATCTTTTCATGTGCAGCACAGAGTTGCCCACGACGAACAAGCACCAAACTGTGAAAACTTTCGCATACTAACAGGAGTGTGGGAAGATATCCAGGCAGCTGCCAGATCAGATGATATAGACAGTATGGTGGACCTGATTGCTGCAGATGACATCCACCCTCTGCTCCAGCCAGTCATTGATCAGTTCAGGAGGTGCCTTGGTAAAGCTGAAGTCCTCTGTTCCAACTCCTCTTGCAAAGCAAAGGTTGGTCATTATTCTTTGAACGTAAAATCCTACACCCAAGCATCCTCACCAATACGACGGTACATGGACATCATCTTGCAGAGACTTTTGCACTCCATCATATGCAACAGGGCTGTCCAATACACTACCTCCGAGATTATGACTATGTGCGGTCAATTTGAGGAGAAGATCAAGGCTGCTAAGGCATATGAACAAAAGGCTGAGCAGTTCCGCTATGCAGTGagtatgaaaaaacaaagtgcttCAAAGTTAGCCTTCGTTGTTAGTCTCAACAGAGACTGTTTGGCAGTGGCATTTCCTTTTAACAAGAATGTATTTGCGGACAGTGTATCGGTTATGTACAAAGGCTTACAATTGTGCGATCAACCAGTTTTTGATGAGGCAAACGACTCCGTCACTCTCACATGGAAAAGACGGATCTACGCAGTTCACAACATGCAAATCCACCAAGAGATGAAAACGCCAGGCTGTAATCCCTGTGTTGAGCTTCCACTGACAGTATGGAAGGCCACTATTGAAGCAGTTGACACAAAAAACTGGGATCATGCAAAGTCTCTCATAATGGCGGCTAATACAAAGCGACTGGAAAAACTAAATGTCCTGCCACAATCAGCTGTGGTGCCTTATTCTATGACTAACTCATGTACCAACGAGAAGCAAGAGGAACAGAAGAAGCATGAGGTTTCCATCAACCTCCAGGTACAGAGAGGCGACACCCTTCAGATCCAAATGACAACAGAGATAAAAAGAGGTTATCACATGCCTGCTGTTCAGTTGGTGCACATTAAACCAAAGTTTGAGATTTGTGTGCACCATGTCCACAGCCCCATCACATGCTTCTCCAGATCTGCAGACGATCCTTCGAAGATTTCTTATAGTGACCCCAGGGAGTACGTACGGATCTGGAAACCTATGTGTGAGATGGAATCTGCTTCCAGTGCAGTGGATGAAAGTGACAGCATAGTCATCGAGGACCTGGTGGTAAACTTCTCTCCAGAGCAGGAAGGCACACTAAGCGGTAGCTTCTTCTTACCTGCGGAATGGATCAAGGAATGGGCCATTGAATGCAACCTGTCAAAGTGCTTACTGTGCATACGGAAAAGAGGTTTGAAGTTGACTTCAACCCTGGATCATTCCGCATTGGTGGACCCCAGAGGGTTCACATGGGTGGCCCAcggcttcacaataaaagtagAAGCACAGAAAAAGCCTCCAAATAAAGGAAGTACAGTGGAGTTCCATGTCAATCACCTGCCGATGGAGAACATTCCTGATTGTGTCTATCAGACAAACACTTGTTTCACAGTGGAAATAATCCCAAAGCTCCTGCCTGACAT cCGCAAAGAATATGCTGTGAAGAACGTTCCAATTGCATGTGAACTTGTCCAGAGCATAGCACTTGGGAAACACATTCCAAGAGAGG TTGAACCAAGGTGGCACAGCTCGAAGAGAAAGTTACCAGATGGACTGCCAGAGTTTAATGCCAGTCAGCGTCATGCTGTGGAGAAAGCTCTAAATACCAACTTTACACTCATTCAGGGACCACCTG GGACTGGAAAGACAGTGGTAGGTGTTTACATAGTCTTCTGTTTCTTTGAGCTGAACTCTATGAACCCGAGGAAATTGGTTGACCCAGAAGATGAGAACAAGAAGCAAGTCATTCTCTACTGCGGCCCATCCAACAAGTCTGTTGATGTTGTTGCAG AGTACTTGTTGAAGTTTGGTGACAGAATACGGCCACTCAGGGTCTACGGCCAACAAGTGGAGATGCTTGATTACCCTCATCCAGACAGCGCTCTTCAGTTTTCCCGGAGGTCACACCGCCAAGAACGTGGCAAACCGAAGCTCAG GAGCATCACAATGCATCACCGCATGCGACAGGACCAAAACCCTTCTTCAagtgaaataaaagattttGATAAACGCATTAAACTTGCCCTTGACAAACAAGGAGCAGAGCTGACTGACGAAGAAGTGAAAGA ATACAAAGATCTTCTCAGTAAAGCTCGGAAGCATGAGCTTGAACAGCATGACATCATACTGTGCACATGTACACAGTCTTCCACCCCGATTTTGACCAAGACAGTCAGTGCACGCCAGATCCTCATTGATGAATGTGGAATGGCCACTGAACCCCAGGCCCTGATTCCATTAGTCTGCAACAAACCAGAAAAG